A window of Xylophilus sp. GW821-FHT01B05 contains these coding sequences:
- a CDS encoding energy-coupling factor transporter transmembrane protein EcfT: protein MRSLYSQQPTWMHPVPAWAKLAALSAGGTLLVLTDRLGPLGAACGLALLAFASLGRPAWRRARMLLGMAIAAALITGFHWLLGSTALGAASALRLTSAGLLALMLTLTTRFDDLLAVLEACLRPLQRLGLPTERIALGLGLTLRFAENFYVQWQRLDDAYRARSGRGGGLRLLAPLTIRTLQTAERVADALAARLGR, encoded by the coding sequence ATGCGTAGCCTGTACTCCCAGCAGCCCACCTGGATGCATCCCGTGCCCGCCTGGGCCAAGCTGGCCGCCCTGTCGGCTGGCGGCACCCTGCTGGTGCTGACCGACCGCCTGGGCCCGCTGGGCGCTGCCTGCGGGCTGGCGCTGCTGGCCTTTGCCTCACTAGGCCGCCCGGCCTGGCGCCGCGCGCGCATGCTGCTGGGCATGGCCATCGCGGCGGCACTGATCACCGGCTTTCACTGGCTATTGGGCTCCACAGCCCTGGGCGCCGCCAGCGCTCTGCGCCTCACCAGCGCCGGCCTGTTGGCCCTGATGCTGACGCTGACCACGCGCTTCGACGACCTGCTGGCCGTGCTGGAGGCCTGCCTGCGCCCCTTGCAACGCCTGGGCCTGCCCACCGAGCGCATCGCGCTAGGCCTGGGTCTGACCCTGCGCTTTGCCGAGAACTTCTATGTGCAGTGGCAGCGGCTGGACGATGCTTATCGTGCGCGCAGTGGGCGCGGTGGTGGGTTGCGGCTGCTGGCGCCCTTGACCATCCGCACGCTGCAGACGGCGGAGCGGGTGGCGGATGCGTTGGCGGCGAGGTTGGGGCGTTAG
- a CDS encoding ABC transporter ATP-binding protein, which produces MNSPLRNPPATSGIHLQEVTLERGHQRVFDGLTLSLQEPRIGLIGDNGAGKSSLFRLICGLEQALQGQVLVHGCDTRTARRELPGRVGLMFQNPDDQIIFPTVAEELAFSLTAQGTPRKDARQQAQEFLAQRGLADWGPRAIGELSQGQRQQVCLLALQISQPATLLLDEPFASLDLPSQARLAAQLQRTPQQIIFSTHALAHVQDFGRVLWLEQGRIRADGPGREVCAAYVEDVRQRTPSHA; this is translated from the coding sequence ATGAATTCCCCCCTCCGAAATCCCCCCGCCACCAGCGGCATCCACCTGCAGGAAGTCACGCTGGAGCGCGGCCACCAGCGCGTGTTCGACGGCCTGACGCTCAGCCTGCAAGAGCCGCGCATCGGCCTGATCGGTGACAACGGCGCCGGCAAGAGCAGCCTGTTTCGCCTGATCTGCGGGCTGGAGCAAGCCTTGCAGGGCCAGGTGCTGGTGCATGGCTGCGACACGCGCACGGCGCGCCGCGAGCTGCCCGGCCGCGTCGGCCTGATGTTCCAGAACCCGGACGACCAGATCATCTTCCCCACCGTGGCAGAAGAACTGGCCTTTAGCCTCACGGCCCAGGGCACGCCGCGCAAGGACGCGCGGCAGCAGGCGCAAGAATTTCTCGCCCAGCGCGGCCTGGCCGACTGGGGCCCGCGCGCCATCGGCGAGCTGAGCCAGGGCCAGCGCCAGCAGGTCTGCCTGCTGGCCTTGCAGATCAGCCAGCCCGCCACCCTGCTGCTGGACGAGCCCTTTGCCAGCCTGGACCTGCCCAGCCAGGCCCGGCTGGCCGCGCAGTTGCAGCGCACGCCGCAGCAGATCATCTTCTCTACCCATGCGCTGGCCCATGTACAGGACTTTGGCCGCGTGCTGTGGCTGGAGCAGGGCCGCATACGCGCCGACGGCCCGGGCCGCGAGGTCTGCGCCGCCTATGTCGAAGACGTGCGCCAACGCACTCCTTCTCATGCGTAG
- a CDS encoding potassium-transporting ATPase subunit F, which yields MIDNSILYGAAGFAALALLVYLVVALLRAEDL from the coding sequence GTGATCGACAACTCCATCCTCTATGGCGCCGCGGGCTTCGCCGCGCTGGCGCTGTTGGTCTACCTGGTCGTAGCGCTGCTGCGTGCGGAGGACCTATGA
- the kdpA gene encoding potassium-transporting ATPase subunit KdpA — translation MTASAWSLLALFLVVLLALAWPLGRGLAALCGGRLPRWMLRAEAPLFKLAGVDPAQSMGWKHYALALLAFNALGALAVYALQRLQGVLPLNPQGFGAVSVDSAFDTAVSFVSNTNWQGYSGEATMGYLVQMLGLAVQNFFSAATGIAVAFALIRGFAGRSSGAVGNFWADLTRITTWLLLPLSLVLALAFVQQGTIQNFDAYKTVQMLETVAFQQPKTTADGQPVLDAKGQPVLEDAKADTQTLAMGPVASQEAIKMLGTNGGGFFNANSAHPYENPTALSNLLQMLAIFAIPAALCFAFGQEVGDRRQGWAVLAAMTVMFVLAVLAVIPAEHVANPLLTHLGMNGAAGNMEGKELRFGIDASALFAAITTAASCGAVNAMHDAFTPLGGMVPLVLMQLGEVVFGGVGSGLYGMLVFAILAVFIAGLMIGRTPEYLGKKIESYEMKMASIAILVTPILALGGTAVAVMATAGTAGVANPGPHGFSEVLYALTSAANNNGSAFAGLSANTPFYNVLLAIAMWLGRFAVIVPVLAIAGALAAKPRLPTTAGTMPTHGPLFVTLLIGTVLLVGLLNYVPALALGPVVEHLMLWTGH, via the coding sequence ATGACTGCTTCTGCCTGGAGCCTGCTGGCTCTGTTCCTTGTCGTGTTGCTGGCTTTGGCCTGGCCCCTGGGCCGTGGCTTGGCCGCGCTGTGCGGCGGACGCCTGCCGCGCTGGATGCTGCGGGCCGAGGCGCCGCTGTTCAAGCTGGCGGGTGTTGACCCGGCGCAGTCCATGGGCTGGAAGCACTATGCGCTGGCGCTGCTGGCCTTTAACGCGCTGGGCGCGCTGGCGGTGTATGCGCTGCAGCGCTTGCAGGGCGTGCTGCCGCTCAACCCGCAGGGCTTTGGCGCGGTGTCGGTGGATTCGGCCTTTGACACCGCGGTGAGCTTTGTCTCCAACACCAACTGGCAGGGCTACTCGGGCGAAGCCACCATGGGCTACCTGGTGCAGATGCTGGGCCTGGCGGTGCAGAACTTCTTCTCTGCCGCTACCGGCATTGCGGTGGCGTTTGCGCTGATCCGCGGTTTTGCCGGGCGCTCGTCTGGCGCGGTGGGCAACTTCTGGGCCGACCTGACCCGCATCACCACCTGGCTGCTGCTGCCCTTGTCGCTGGTGCTGGCGCTGGCCTTTGTGCAGCAGGGCACGATCCAGAACTTCGACGCCTACAAGACGGTGCAGATGCTCGAGACCGTGGCCTTCCAGCAACCCAAGACCACGGCCGACGGCCAGCCCGTGCTGGACGCCAAGGGCCAGCCGGTGCTGGAAGACGCCAAGGCCGACACCCAGACCCTGGCCATGGGCCCGGTCGCCTCGCAGGAGGCGATCAAGATGCTGGGCACCAACGGTGGCGGCTTCTTCAACGCCAACTCGGCCCACCCGTACGAGAACCCGACGGCGCTCAGCAACCTGCTGCAGATGCTGGCGATCTTTGCCATTCCCGCCGCGTTGTGCTTTGCCTTTGGGCAAGAGGTGGGCGACCGCCGGCAAGGCTGGGCGGTGCTGGCGGCGATGACGGTGATGTTCGTGCTGGCGGTGCTGGCCGTGATCCCGGCCGAGCACGTGGCCAACCCGCTGCTGACCCACCTGGGCATGAACGGCGCGGCCGGCAATATGGAGGGCAAGGAGCTGCGCTTTGGCATAGACGCCTCGGCGCTGTTTGCAGCCATCACCACGGCGGCATCCTGCGGCGCGGTCAATGCCATGCATGACGCCTTCACGCCGCTGGGTGGCATGGTGCCGCTGGTGCTGATGCAGCTGGGCGAGGTAGTGTTTGGTGGTGTCGGCTCGGGCCTGTACGGCATGCTGGTGTTTGCCATCCTGGCGGTGTTCATCGCCGGGCTGATGATTGGCCGCACGCCTGAGTATTTGGGCAAGAAGATCGAGAGCTATGAGATGAAGATGGCCTCGATCGCGATCCTGGTCACGCCCATCCTGGCGCTGGGCGGCACCGCTGTGGCGGTGATGGCCACGGCCGGCACGGCAGGCGTTGCCAACCCGGGGCCGCATGGCTTCTCGGAGGTGCTGTATGCGCTGACCTCGGCCGCCAACAACAACGGCAGCGCCTTTGCCGGGCTGTCGGCCAACACGCCCTTCTACAACGTGTTGCTGGCGATTGCGATGTGGCTGGGCCGCTTCGCCGTCATCGTGCCGGTGCTGGCGATTGCCGGCGCGCTGGCCGCCAAGCCGCGCCTGCCGACCACGGCCGGCACCATGCCCACGCACGGCCCGCTGTTTGTCACCCTGCTGATCGGCACGGTGCTGCTGGTGGGGCTGTTGAACTACGTGCCGGCGCTGGCCCTGGGGCCGGTGGTAGAGCACCTGATGCTGTGGACCGGCCATTGA
- the kdpB gene encoding potassium-transporting ATPase subunit KdpB has protein sequence MNTQTSFSLFDPVLLRPALAQAFAKLNPRVQWRNPVMFVVYVGSILTTLLAVEAARGHGEASFGFVASVAVWLWFTVLFANFAEAMAEGRAQAQAASLRGLQKAAWAKKFQHTAKPLHGSAWLPEQADNLRRGDMVLVEAGDMVPLDGEVVEGVASVDESAITGESAPVIREAGGDFSAVTGGTRVLSDWLVVRIAVNPGEGFIDRMIGMVESAKRQKTPNEIALNILLVALTIVFLVVTAALLPYSIFSVQATQSGQVVTITALIALLVCLIPTTIGGLLSAIGVAGMSRMMQANVIATSGRAVEAAGDVDVLLLDKTGTITHGNRQASSFVAAPGQNEAGVARTALLASLADETPEGRSIVALARRLGVEEPAAAGAQFVPFTAQTRMSGVDLPAEDGSGMRQIRKGAADAIRRYVEALGGSMPAAVVRASEDIARRGSTPLVVIDGTRVMGTVELKDIVKSGIRERFAELRRMGIKTVMITGDNKLTASAIAAEAGVDDFLAEATPEDKLALIRGYQAEGRLVAMTGDGTNDAPALAQADVAVAMNTGTQAAKEAGNMVDLDSNPTKLLEVVETGKALLMTRGSLTTFSIANDVAKYFAILPAIFVTTYPQLSALNVMHLASPSSAILSAVIFNALVIVFLIPLALKGVKYRAIGAAALLRRNLAIYGLGGLIVPFVGIKLIDLLLVALHLT, from the coding sequence ATGAACACGCAAACTTCCTTCTCGCTGTTCGACCCGGTGCTGCTGCGCCCCGCGCTGGCACAGGCCTTCGCCAAGCTGAACCCACGGGTGCAGTGGCGCAACCCGGTGATGTTCGTCGTCTATGTCGGCAGCATCCTGACCACGCTGCTGGCGGTGGAAGCCGCACGCGGGCATGGCGAGGCCTCTTTTGGCTTTGTTGCCAGCGTGGCGGTGTGGCTCTGGTTCACGGTGCTGTTCGCCAACTTTGCCGAGGCCATGGCTGAAGGCCGCGCGCAGGCCCAGGCGGCCTCTCTACGTGGTCTGCAAAAGGCGGCCTGGGCCAAGAAGTTCCAGCACACGGCCAAGCCCTTGCACGGCTCTGCCTGGCTGCCCGAGCAGGCCGACAACCTGCGCCGTGGCGACATGGTGCTGGTGGAGGCGGGCGACATGGTGCCGCTGGACGGCGAGGTGGTGGAGGGCGTGGCCTCGGTCGATGAATCCGCCATCACAGGCGAATCCGCCCCTGTGATCCGCGAGGCGGGCGGTGATTTCTCTGCCGTCACCGGCGGCACGCGCGTGCTGTCGGACTGGCTGGTGGTGCGCATCGCCGTGAACCCGGGCGAGGGCTTTATCGACCGCATGATCGGCATGGTCGAGAGCGCCAAGCGCCAGAAGACGCCCAACGAGATCGCGCTCAACATCTTGCTGGTGGCGCTGACCATCGTGTTCCTGGTGGTGACGGCCGCGCTGCTGCCGTATTCGATCTTCAGCGTGCAGGCCACGCAGTCCGGCCAGGTGGTGACCATCACCGCGCTGATCGCGCTGCTGGTGTGCCTGATCCCGACCACTATCGGCGGCCTGCTGTCGGCCATTGGCGTGGCCGGCATGAGCCGCATGATGCAGGCCAATGTGATCGCGACATCGGGCCGCGCGGTAGAGGCCGCGGGCGATGTGGACGTGCTGCTGCTCGACAAGACCGGCACCATCACCCACGGCAACCGCCAGGCATCGAGCTTTGTCGCGGCACCAGGCCAGAACGAGGCCGGCGTGGCGCGCACCGCGCTGCTGGCATCGCTGGCCGACGAGACGCCCGAGGGCCGCAGCATCGTGGCGCTGGCGCGCCGCCTGGGGGTGGAAGAGCCGGCCGCGGCTGGTGCCCAGTTCGTGCCCTTTACCGCGCAAACGCGCATGAGCGGCGTCGACCTGCCGGCGGAAGACGGCAGTGGCATGCGCCAGATCCGCAAGGGCGCGGCAGACGCCATTCGCCGCTATGTAGAAGCGCTGGGTGGCAGCATGCCGGCAGCAGTGGTGCGCGCATCGGAAGACATCGCGCGCCGTGGCAGCACGCCGCTGGTGGTGATCGATGGCACGCGGGTGATGGGCACGGTCGAGCTGAAGGACATCGTCAAGTCCGGCATCCGCGAGCGCTTTGCCGAGCTGCGCCGCATGGGCATCAAGACGGTGATGATCACCGGCGACAACAAGCTCACCGCATCGGCCATTGCCGCCGAGGCCGGCGTGGACGATTTCCTGGCCGAGGCCACGCCAGAAGACAAACTGGCGCTGATCCGCGGCTACCAGGCCGAAGGCCGGCTGGTGGCCATGACCGGCGACGGCACCAACGACGCACCCGCGCTGGCCCAGGCCGACGTGGCCGTGGCCATGAACACCGGCACCCAGGCCGCGAAAGAGGCCGGCAACATGGTCGACCTGGACAGCAACCCGACCAAACTGCTGGAGGTGGTGGAGACCGGCAAGGCGCTGCTCATGACGCGCGGCTCGCTCACCACCTTCTCGATTGCCAACGACGTGGCCAAGTACTTCGCCATCCTGCCGGCGATCTTTGTCACCACCTACCCGCAGCTGTCCGCGCTCAACGTGATGCACCTGGCCAGCCCCAGCTCGGCGATTTTGTCGGCGGTGATCTTCAACGCGTTGGTGATCGTGTTCCTGATCCCGCTGGCGCTGAAGGGCGTGAAGTACCGCGCCATTGGCGCCGCCGCGCTGCTGCGCCGCAACCTGGCCATCTACGGCCTGGGCGGGCTGATCGTGCCCTTTGTCGGCATCAAGCTGATCGACCTGTTGCTGGTCGCGCTGCACCTCACCTGA
- the kdpC gene encoding potassium-transporting ATPase subunit KdpC has translation MKAILRPALSLFVALSVLTGIAYPLVVTGISKAAFPSQAAGSLLVRDGKTVGSSLIGQPFSDPGHFWSRPSATAPQPYNAAASGGANLGPTNPALVDAVKARIEALRAADPGNTTPVPADLVTSSASGLDPHISPEAAHYQVARVARVRGLSPDKVQALIAAHTEPAFGGFFGQARVNVLELNLALDGPLQKQ, from the coding sequence ATGAAAGCCATCCTGCGCCCTGCGCTCAGCCTGTTCGTCGCGCTGTCGGTTTTGACCGGCATCGCCTACCCGCTGGTCGTCACCGGCATTTCCAAAGCGGCCTTTCCCAGCCAGGCGGCTGGTAGCTTGCTGGTGCGCGACGGCAAGACCGTTGGCTCCAGCCTGATCGGCCAGCCCTTCTCCGACCCCGGCCACTTCTGGAGCCGCCCATCGGCTACCGCGCCCCAGCCCTACAACGCCGCCGCATCCGGTGGCGCCAACCTGGGGCCGACCAACCCGGCGCTGGTTGATGCCGTCAAGGCCCGTATCGAAGCCCTGCGCGCCGCCGACCCGGGCAACACCACGCCGGTACCGGCCGACCTGGTCACCAGCTCGGCCAGCGGGCTCGACCCGCACATCAGCCCCGAAGCCGCGCACTACCAGGTGGCCCGCGTGGCGCGGGTGCGTGGCCTGTCGCCGGACAAGGTGCAGGCGCTGATAGCGGCGCACACAGAGCCGGCCTTTGGCGGCTTCTTCGGGCAGGCGCGGGTCAATGTGCTGGAGTTGAATCTGGCTTTGGATGGTCCTCTTCAAAAACAATAG
- a CDS encoding DUF4118 domain-containing protein codes for MPDRPNPDALIAQIRGEEAQARRGRLRVYLGANAGVGKTYAMLGAAQRAHQSGREVLVGLVETHGRAETEALLAGLTVLPRQPLEWRGRTLPEFDLDAALAQKPELLLLDELAHANVPGARHTKRWQDVEELQAAGIEVWTALNVQHLESLNGTVGAITGVRVQETVPDTVLDAADEVVLVDVTPDELLSRLAAGKVYLPQQAERAAHNFFRKGNLIALRELALRRTAEHVEDDVRSYRVESGAGPGPHGAAQTQDAWNTSGSILACVGHREGAEQTVRAAARLAGQLNVQWYAAYVETPRLARLPKAERDRVLAVLQLAQELGAETSVLAATDAAEALVAQARARNCAMLVLGRPGTRLDSWKAQVRQWLPPALADGTLGRTGSMHQRIARLAPTLDLLEAAPAASSRSLRPPSGTATDSTGPGHEALPEQGWQGYAWAAAGGVAITLLARPLSGALELSNIVMLFLLGVLGVAMRWGRGPAAFAALLNVLLFDFFFVAPRMSFSVSDVQYLLTFAVMLVVGLTAGQLTAGLRFQARIAASREQRAHALFALTRDLSAAMQTEQVAALGVAAVLQTFGGQARVLLPDQDDRLAFPADAPPGLDASVADWTLRNGQSAGLATATLAAHPWHYVPLQAPMRVRGVLALQPAQPRWLLIPEQRQQLQTLARQIAIALERVHYVEVAQQAVVEMESERLRNALLAALSHDVRTPLTALIGLAEALRASQPPLAAEQADMAGAVVEQARALHVLVHNLLDMARLQSGGVHLRSEWQSVEEVAGAAIRAAGAALAGHAVQTRFPPDLPLVEFDAVLIERVLVNLLENAARYGAPPIVLAAHATPDTLVLSVRDHGPGLPAAVQGREHTLFDKFTRGASESATPGIGLGLAIARAIVEAHRGSIGAATVPEGGAEFTVTLPRRPPPELDDIPDVPEP; via the coding sequence ATGCCTGACCGCCCCAACCCCGACGCCCTAATCGCCCAAATCCGCGGCGAAGAAGCCCAGGCGCGCCGCGGCCGCCTGCGCGTCTACCTGGGCGCCAACGCCGGCGTGGGCAAGACCTACGCCATGCTGGGCGCGGCGCAGCGTGCGCACCAGTCCGGCCGCGAGGTGCTGGTGGGCCTGGTCGAAACCCATGGCCGCGCCGAGACCGAGGCACTGCTGGCCGGCCTGACGGTGCTGCCGCGCCAGCCGCTGGAGTGGCGCGGCCGCACCCTGCCTGAATTTGATCTGGACGCAGCCCTGGCGCAAAAGCCAGAGCTGCTGCTGCTCGACGAGCTGGCCCACGCCAACGTGCCCGGCGCGCGCCACACCAAGCGCTGGCAGGATGTGGAGGAGTTGCAGGCCGCCGGCATCGAGGTCTGGACCGCGCTCAACGTGCAGCACCTGGAAAGCCTCAACGGCACGGTCGGCGCCATCACCGGCGTGCGCGTGCAAGAGACCGTGCCCGACACCGTGCTGGACGCCGCCGACGAAGTGGTGCTGGTCGATGTCACCCCCGACGAACTGCTGTCGCGCCTGGCCGCTGGCAAGGTGTATTTGCCGCAGCAGGCCGAGCGCGCCGCGCACAACTTCTTTCGCAAGGGCAACCTGATCGCGCTGCGCGAGCTGGCGCTGCGCCGCACCGCCGAGCACGTGGAAGACGACGTGCGCAGCTACCGCGTGGAATCCGGCGCCGGCCCGGGCCCGCACGGCGCGGCGCAGACGCAGGACGCCTGGAACACCTCCGGCAGCATCCTGGCCTGCGTCGGCCACCGCGAGGGCGCCGAGCAAACCGTGCGCGCCGCCGCGCGCCTGGCCGGCCAGCTCAACGTGCAGTGGTACGCCGCCTATGTCGAGACACCGCGCCTGGCGCGCCTGCCCAAGGCCGAGCGCGACCGCGTGCTGGCGGTGCTGCAACTGGCGCAAGAGCTGGGCGCCGAAACCTCGGTGCTGGCCGCCACCGACGCCGCCGAGGCGCTGGTGGCGCAGGCCCGCGCGCGCAACTGCGCCATGCTGGTGCTGGGCCGGCCCGGCACCCGGCTCGACAGCTGGAAGGCGCAGGTGCGCCAGTGGTTGCCACCGGCCCTGGCCGACGGCACCCTGGGCCGCACCGGCAGCATGCACCAGCGCATCGCGCGGCTCGCGCCCACGCTGGACCTGCTGGAGGCCGCGCCCGCCGCCAGCAGCCGCAGCCTGCGCCCGCCCTCCGGCACGGCCACTGACAGCACGGGCCCGGGCCATGAAGCGCTGCCGGAACAGGGCTGGCAGGGCTACGCCTGGGCGGCGGCCGGCGGCGTGGCGATCACGCTGCTGGCGCGGCCGCTGTCCGGCGCGCTGGAGCTGAGCAACATCGTCATGCTGTTCTTGCTGGGCGTGCTGGGCGTGGCCATGCGCTGGGGGCGCGGGCCGGCGGCATTCGCGGCGCTGCTCAACGTGCTGCTGTTCGACTTCTTCTTCGTCGCGCCGCGCATGTCCTTCTCGGTCAGCGACGTGCAGTACCTGCTGACCTTCGCCGTGATGCTGGTGGTGGGGCTTACCGCCGGCCAGCTCACCGCCGGGCTGCGCTTTCAGGCGCGCATTGCCGCCAGCCGCGAGCAGCGCGCACATGCGCTGTTCGCGCTCACACGCGACCTGTCGGCGGCGATGCAGACCGAGCAGGTCGCAGCCTTGGGCGTGGCCGCCGTGCTGCAGACCTTTGGCGGTCAGGCCCGCGTGCTGCTGCCCGACCAGGACGACCGCCTGGCCTTCCCGGCCGACGCACCGCCCGGCCTGGATGCCAGCGTGGCCGACTGGACGCTGCGCAACGGCCAGAGCGCCGGCCTGGCCACCGCCACGCTGGCGGCCCACCCCTGGCACTACGTGCCGCTGCAGGCGCCGATGCGCGTGCGCGGCGTGCTCGCGCTGCAACCGGCGCAGCCGCGCTGGCTGCTGATCCCCGAGCAGCGCCAGCAGTTGCAGACGCTGGCGCGCCAGATCGCCATCGCGCTGGAGCGCGTGCACTACGTCGAGGTCGCGCAGCAGGCCGTGGTCGAGATGGAATCCGAGCGCCTGCGCAACGCGCTGCTGGCCGCGCTGTCGCATGACGTGCGCACGCCGCTCACGGCACTCATTGGCCTGGCTGAAGCGCTGCGCGCCTCGCAGCCGCCGCTGGCGGCCGAGCAGGCCGACATGGCCGGCGCCGTGGTCGAGCAGGCGCGCGCCCTGCACGTGCTGGTGCACAACCTGCTGGACATGGCGCGCCTGCAAAGCGGCGGCGTGCACCTGCGCAGCGAATGGCAGTCGGTAGAGGAAGTGGCTGGCGCCGCCATCCGCGCCGCAGGCGCCGCGCTGGCCGGGCACGCGGTGCAAACCCGCTTCCCGCCCGATCTGCCGCTGGTGGAATTTGATGCGGTGCTGATCGAGCGCGTGCTGGTCAACCTGCTGGAGAACGCCGCGCGCTACGGCGCCCCGCCCATCGTGCTGGCCGCGCATGCCACGCCCGATACGCTGGTGCTGTCGGTGCGTGACCATGGCCCCGGCCTGCCGGCGGCAGTGCAGGGTCGTGAGCACACGCTGTTTGACAAGTTCACCCGCGGCGCCAGCGAATCGGCCACGCCCGGCATCGGCCTGGGCCTGGCCATTGCGCGCGCCATCGTCGAGGCGCACCGTGGCAGCATTGGCGCGGCCACCGTGCCCGAGGGCGGCGCAGAATTCACGGTTACGCTGCCGCGCCGCCCGCCACCGGAGCTGGACGACATCCCCGACGTGCCCGAACCCTGA
- the kdpE gene encoding two-component system response regulator KdpE: MPAPTAIVIEDEPQIRRFVRAALEAEGWQVFEAGTARQGLADAGTRKPDLLVLDLGLPDGDGLDLIRDVRGWSVVPIIVLSARIDEADKIAALDAGADDYLTKPFGTGELLARVRANLRRPRAAGSTAEDAGLFRFGEVEVDAQARIVRRAGSEVHLTPIEYRLLAQLVAQPGRVLTHRQLLREVWGPSHAEQSHYLRIYMGHLRQKLEADPAQPRHLLTETGVGYRLVV, translated from the coding sequence ATGCCCGCACCCACCGCCATCGTGATCGAGGACGAGCCGCAGATCCGCCGCTTTGTGCGCGCAGCGCTGGAGGCCGAAGGCTGGCAGGTGTTCGAGGCCGGCACCGCGCGCCAGGGCCTGGCCGACGCCGGCACGCGCAAGCCCGATCTGCTGGTGCTGGACCTGGGCCTGCCCGACGGCGACGGCCTGGACCTGATCCGCGACGTGCGCGGCTGGTCGGTGGTGCCCATCATCGTGCTGTCGGCCCGCATCGACGAGGCCGACAAGATCGCCGCGCTGGACGCCGGCGCCGACGACTACCTGACCAAGCCCTTCGGCACCGGCGAGCTGCTGGCCCGCGTGCGCGCCAACCTGCGCCGCCCGCGCGCCGCTGGCAGCACGGCAGAAGACGCCGGCCTGTTCCGCTTCGGCGAGGTCGAGGTCGACGCCCAGGCCCGCATCGTGCGCCGCGCCGGCAGCGAGGTGCACCTCACGCCCATCGAATACCGCCTGCTCGCCCAACTGGTGGCCCAGCCCGGCCGCGTGCTGACGCACCGCCAACTGCTGCGCGAGGTCTGGGGCCCATCGCATGCCGAGCAAAGCCACTACCTGCGCATCTACATGGGCCACCTGCGGCAGAAGCTGGAGGCCGACCCGGCGCAGCCGCGGCACCTGCTGACGGAGACCGGCGTGGGCTACCGGCTGGTGGTTTAA
- a CDS encoding SDR family oxidoreductase: protein MKPSGNTILITGSTSGIGLGLALRFHKAGNKVIVAGRRKALLQQITNDHPGIEALELDVADAQSIVAASELVAARYPDLNVVINNAGIMLPESILDAGSLKVAEESVAVNLLGTIRMTYAFLPQLAAKDNSFIINVSSALAFVPFPSALTYGATKAAVHSFTESLRFQLADTSVRVIEIAPPGVRTTLFGQEHAEHAMPLNDFLDEALALLHGEQTPKEVIVERAKFLRFAEANGSYGDVFAMLSAIKTPD, encoded by the coding sequence ATGAAGCCCTCTGGCAACACCATTCTCATCACTGGCTCCACCTCAGGCATAGGACTCGGCCTTGCGCTGCGTTTTCATAAAGCTGGCAACAAGGTGATCGTCGCCGGCCGGCGCAAGGCCTTGCTTCAACAGATCACGAATGATCATCCAGGTATTGAAGCCCTCGAACTCGACGTTGCAGACGCCCAGTCCATCGTCGCGGCGAGCGAGCTGGTTGCCGCCCGCTACCCGGACTTGAATGTTGTCATCAACAACGCGGGAATCATGCTGCCCGAAAGCATCCTGGACGCTGGTTCACTCAAGGTGGCAGAGGAGTCCGTCGCAGTCAACCTTCTTGGCACTATCCGTATGACGTACGCGTTCTTGCCCCAGCTTGCGGCGAAGGACAATAGTTTCATCATCAATGTCAGCTCGGCCTTGGCATTTGTCCCGTTCCCTTCAGCCCTGACCTATGGCGCCACAAAGGCAGCCGTCCATTCGTTTACCGAAAGCCTGCGCTTTCAGCTCGCCGACACTTCTGTGCGCGTGATTGAGATTGCCCCCCCGGGCGTGCGCACGACATTGTTCGGCCAAGAACATGCCGAACACGCCATGCCTTTGAACGATTTCCTTGACGAAGCACTTGCGCTTTTGCATGGCGAGCAAACGCCCAAGGAAGTCATCGTGGAACGGGCCAAATTCTTGCGCTTCGCCGAGGCGAATGGCAGCTATGGCGACGTCTTCGCAATGCTGTCCGCAATCAAGACGCCGGACTGA